In Anabaena sphaerica FACHB-251, a genomic segment contains:
- a CDS encoding GNAT family N-acetyltransferase, with product MTHLLETERLIIRNWIPQQDAEQVFAIYNDPEVIYFLGSAARPPSIEVQRQHLIDSLEESEQLKNGTGSWAIVEKDTKKIAGTIMLSQLPDKNRIPTQEIEVGWHLKRSDWGKGYATEAGRAILEYGFNQLHLPVIYAVVKPGHLASIHVTERLQMKPLGLTSNYYGIELLLFQQTPPDKIKGIGDR from the coding sequence ATGACCCATCTTTTAGAAACAGAACGCTTAATTATTCGCAATTGGATACCGCAACAAGATGCAGAACAAGTATTTGCAATTTATAATGACCCAGAAGTAATATACTTTCTTGGTAGTGCTGCACGTCCTCCCAGTATTGAAGTACAACGTCAGCATTTAATTGATAGTTTAGAAGAATCAGAACAACTCAAAAATGGTACAGGTTCTTGGGCAATTGTTGAAAAAGATACCAAAAAAATCGCAGGTACTATCATGCTTTCCCAACTACCAGATAAAAATCGCATACCCACTCAAGAAATTGAAGTAGGATGGCATTTAAAACGTTCGGATTGGGGTAAAGGATATGCAACCGAAGCTGGACGCGCTATCCTTGAATACGGCTTTAATCAGTTGCATTTACCAGTTATTTATGCTGTAGTTAAACCAGGGCATCTTGCTTCAATCCATGTTACTGAAAGATTGCAAATGAAACCATTAGGATTAACAAGCAATTACTACGGTATTGAACTGCTTTTATTTCAACAAACTCCACCTGATAAAATCAAGGGAATAGGTGATAGGTGA
- the cas2 gene encoding CRISPR-associated endonuclease Cas2 has product MERGFIFNCAKLLIPCDKRRKKVADLLEGYGQRVQYSVFECILNQNKYKELKKRLHQQVNLTEDSVRFYPLTKHTLNQIDTWGQTPVTEIPNSTII; this is encoded by the coding sequence TTGGAGAGAGGTTTTATATTTAATTGTGCCAAGTTACTTATACCCTGTGATAAAAGGCGTAAAAAAGTAGCTGATTTATTAGAAGGATATGGTCAACGAGTCCAATATTCAGTTTTTGAATGTATTCTTAACCAAAATAAATATAAAGAACTGAAAAAACGACTGCATCAACAAGTAAATCTTACAGAAGATAGCGTCAGATTTTATCCATTAACCAAACATACACTCAACCAAATAGACACCTGGGGACAAACACCCGTTACAGAAATTCCCAACTCAACTATAATTTAA
- the cas1 gene encoding CRISPR-associated endonuclease Cas1: MRTLYVSRQGCYISLKAETLIVKQGETIHGEIQLPLLEQILIFGKSQITTQAIRSCLWRDIPIAYLSRMGYCYGRLMPIERGYRRLSRYQQELTTIDKVIVARKIIQAKLKNSRTFLQRQQRRNPSTTADISIKSLEVLIQKAGEAETIERLMGLEGAGAAQYFSAFGECLNNPNFIFLARSRRPPGNPVNAMLSFGYQILWNHLLTLIELQGLDPYYACLHQGTERHAALASDLIEEFRTPIIDSLVLWLVNTKIMDANNDFEYHDSGCYLNNAGRPKYIKYFLQRLEEEVQNSQGEKQPRWDLMTQQIKAFKDFVYQPSQIYKPYQIR, from the coding sequence ATGCGAACACTTTACGTCTCACGTCAAGGTTGTTATATCTCCCTCAAAGCGGAAACATTAATAGTTAAACAAGGAGAAACAATTCACGGCGAAATTCAACTACCATTACTAGAACAAATACTAATCTTTGGTAAATCACAAATCACAACCCAAGCAATTCGTAGCTGTCTTTGGCGAGATATACCCATCGCTTATTTATCAAGAATGGGATATTGTTATGGTCGATTAATGCCCATAGAAAGAGGATATCGGCGCTTATCTCGCTATCAACAAGAATTAACCACAATTGATAAAGTCATAGTAGCCAGAAAAATCATTCAAGCTAAATTAAAAAACAGTCGCACATTTTTACAACGTCAACAACGGCGTAACCCTTCCACCACGGCTGATATTAGCATTAAAAGTTTAGAAGTATTAATCCAAAAAGCCGGAGAAGCTGAAACAATAGAACGTTTAATGGGCTTAGAAGGTGCTGGTGCTGCTCAATATTTTTCAGCATTTGGTGAATGTTTAAATAATCCTAATTTTATATTTTTAGCCCGCAGTCGTCGTCCTCCAGGCAACCCTGTTAATGCTATGCTGAGTTTTGGTTATCAAATTCTCTGGAATCACTTATTAACATTAATTGAACTCCAAGGATTAGACCCCTATTATGCTTGTTTACATCAAGGAACAGAACGCCATGCAGCTTTAGCTTCTGACTTAATTGAAGAATTTAGAACACCCATAATTGATTCTTTAGTATTGTGGTTAGTTAATACTAAAATTATGGACGCTAACAACGATTTTGAATATCATGATAGTGGTTGTTATTTAAATAATGCAGGTAGACCAAAATATATTAAATATTTCCTCCAAAGATTAGAGGAAGAAGTCCAAAACTCCCAAGGAGAAAAACAACCCCGTTGGGATTTAATGACTCAACAAATTAAAGCCTTTAAAGATTTTGTTTATCAACCTAGTCAAATATACAAACCTTATCAAATTCGCTAA